In Sphingobacterium zeae, one genomic interval encodes:
- a CDS encoding PRC-barrel domain-containing protein — MALEDKNYNHLIELAGSDYEIVDGEPDIRGWKVKNEAGQLIGHVRDLLFDPQSQQVRYLIIDLNDAEFVVEEDKKILVPIGLASLYDGTKIQASNDTAYLTPPVEPINHTVIFTVDEMPTEEPATDYLYNPADDGEVVVLSITEDQVIRLPAYHDHVDPETELSIRHIFEGTGDVGFVVSDNNYDPSTFYTHYHFSEDTFYSEGKQMDTLPSDQAQRTRRVAARYDHGTAHEPGTRSNNER; from the coding sequence ATGGCATTAGAAGACAAAAACTATAATCATTTGATTGAACTCGCAGGAAGCGATTATGAAATAGTCGATGGAGAACCTGATATCCGCGGATGGAAAGTGAAAAATGAGGCTGGTCAATTGATCGGACATGTAAGAGATCTGCTGTTTGATCCCCAGAGCCAACAGGTTCGCTATCTTATCATCGACCTGAATGACGCTGAATTTGTTGTGGAAGAAGATAAGAAAATACTCGTACCCATAGGTCTTGCCTCGCTTTATGATGGCACGAAGATTCAGGCGAGTAATGATACCGCCTACCTAACTCCCCCCGTTGAGCCTATTAATCATACCGTGATCTTTACTGTCGACGAGATGCCGACAGAAGAACCTGCAACGGATTATTTATACAACCCTGCTGATGATGGAGAGGTGGTGGTTCTATCTATTACTGAAGATCAGGTCATTCGACTGCCTGCTTACCATGATCATGTCGATCCGGAAACGGAATTATCTATCCGGCACATCTTTGAAGGCACCGGAGATGTTGGATTTGTCGTAAGCGACAATAATTATGATCCATCCACATTCTATACGCATTATCACTTTAGCGAAGATACTTTTTATAGCGAAGGAAAACAGATGGATACACTTCCTTCTGATCAAGCTCAACGAACCAGAAGAGTGGCTGCTCGATACGACCATGGTACAGCGCATGAACCTGGTACACGCAGCAACAACGAACGATAA